One window of Halosolutus amylolyticus genomic DNA carries:
- a CDS encoding tyrosine-type recombinase/integrase — MSQQDTINWSRKSLAELQAIWNAHIEPDLARDGLALDRRPTYEELVDAGYSGIAYALREHHELTLGQFLTTVGYPESDSDGAYPWGIDDETTIHELELYLDTNLPRKGLAESTIDSKRSRLARYVRTYADRFGPADIVTRVREDAVTPRGEKQRVRAVFDTFDQELDSAESKHKHLTDVRLFYEWLAGDRDAEFNPSRGAPHETRWKGATPDEDDRDPPALEAAHVRSLVEACESPAERLLVVAACAWGLRRGEIAALSIDQFEPSSDGRIDVDADDPRIVFGDERKNGPGRVSVHYGLETLADRVLQLADREDWNGYLFPSSAASSGHVTPDTITARFKRLAERADICVRGETPTPQYGRRFWYRTYADAVETLAERVEAIADEQGSDDASVVVENYLGEGDARKRRRKLMHDRLAEPFEA; from the coding sequence ATGAGCCAACAGGACACGATCAACTGGTCGCGCAAGTCGCTCGCCGAACTCCAGGCGATCTGGAACGCCCACATCGAACCCGACCTCGCGCGAGACGGCCTCGCACTCGATCGCCGCCCGACCTACGAGGAACTCGTCGACGCCGGCTACTCGGGGATCGCCTACGCACTGCGTGAACACCACGAGCTCACGCTCGGCCAGTTCCTCACGACGGTCGGCTACCCGGAATCCGATTCTGACGGCGCGTACCCGTGGGGGATCGACGACGAAACCACCATCCACGAACTCGAGTTATACCTCGACACAAATCTTCCGCGGAAGGGACTCGCCGAGAGCACGATCGATTCGAAGCGATCGCGACTGGCCCGCTACGTCCGCACCTACGCCGATCGCTTCGGGCCGGCCGATATCGTGACTCGCGTCCGTGAGGACGCCGTGACCCCGCGGGGCGAAAAACAGCGCGTGCGAGCCGTCTTCGATACGTTCGACCAGGAACTCGACAGCGCCGAGTCGAAACACAAGCACCTGACCGACGTCCGACTATTCTACGAGTGGCTGGCCGGCGATCGCGACGCCGAGTTCAACCCCTCCCGCGGCGCGCCCCACGAAACGCGCTGGAAGGGCGCGACGCCCGACGAGGACGATCGCGACCCGCCGGCACTCGAAGCGGCGCACGTCCGTTCGCTCGTCGAGGCCTGCGAGTCACCGGCCGAGCGCCTGCTCGTCGTCGCCGCGTGTGCGTGGGGCCTGCGCCGGGGCGAGATCGCCGCCCTCTCGATCGACCAGTTCGAACCGTCGTCGGACGGCCGGATAGACGTCGACGCCGACGACCCACGGATCGTATTCGGCGACGAGCGAAAGAACGGCCCCGGACGCGTGTCGGTACACTACGGCCTCGAGACGCTGGCCGATCGGGTGTTACAACTGGCCGATCGCGAGGACTGGAACGGCTACCTGTTCCCGAGTTCGGCCGCTTCGAGCGGCCACGTCACGCCGGATACGATCACCGCTCGCTTCAAACGACTGGCAGAGCGGGCAGATATCTGCGTGCGTGGCGAGACGCCGACGCCGCAGTACGGGCGCCGGTTCTGGTACCGGACCTACGCCGACGCCGTCGAGACGCTCGCCGAACGCGTCGAGGCGATCGCGGACGAACAGGGCAGCGACGACGCCAGCGTGGTCGTCGAAAACTATCTCGGCGAGGGGGACGCACGAAAACGGCGGCGAAAACTCATGCACGATCGGCTCGCAGAGCCGTTCGAAGCGTGA